A region of Asterias amurensis chromosome 20, ASM3211899v1 DNA encodes the following proteins:
- the LOC139952337 gene encoding uncharacterized protein, with product MASDMQPVYDYIKSLWSMHPPDQKYKQKSEVRHFERKTKCAFAYAYDVTAFPDSSFIAVLHTDTEYLVCVEFGKECFKGLMIVVLDGNTVKGIGADFEFTIPEESGRPSCIAVKDSNLIAISFPDKDTISLYDKQGKHNETVDAPSLCGVFTISKDCFIYTTPTGIESISDTGELYEFIKTSSKPRSICCDNYGNIYVTVVKTDEASCKTDEASCNVECFTRYGTRMGCVEICGDPYDITLTPSNNLIVAAKKAVKIYEVPLPWGMFKCSDGKCIVCKEHVNESTCTPTDKSLLIESHISCTTRNIIYVITCKKCDFKFVDYTQQPLEKQIADHRESVAINAKQTSIFLVRHYKQEGHDMVIQGIESLDDPDGLGSRERHWIKTLQTFDHGLNMRLPGETKGCTPKITPDAGMFKCKQDNCIFCEKHVIKNSTSFTCTKTGTKYDILSRITCTTKNVIYLITCKKCNIQYVGKTKQLFKGRMSGHRSTVNTTAIAAHFSSEHSIEDMVVQGIESLGENPEPSLIKQKQEFWNYEVGTKVCFDALLNALIDAIQLIEV from the coding sequence ATGGCATCCGACATGCAACCTGTCTACGACTACATCAAATCACTGTGGTCTATGCATCCACCcgaccaaaaatacaaacaaaaatctgaAGTCAGGCATTTTGAGCGAAAAACCAAATGTGCGTTTGCGTATGCGTATGACGTTACTGCATTCCCAGACAGTAGCTTTATAGCTGTGTTACATACTGACACTGAATACTTAGTTTGTGTGGAATTTGGCAAAGAATGCTTCAAAGGTCTCATGATAGTTGTTCTAGACGGGAACACGGTCAAGGGCATTGGAGCCGATTTTGAGTTCACCATACCCGAAGAATCAGGCAGGCCATCCTGTATTGCAGTCAAGGATTCCAATTTGATCGCAATTAGTTTTCCTGACAAAGACACAATTTCACTTTACGATAAACAAGGAAAACACAATGAAACGGTGGATGCACCTTCGCTGTGCGGTGTTTTTACTATTAGCAAAGATTGCTTTATCTATACAACACCTACAGGAATAGAATCAATCAGTGACACAGGCGAACTTTACGAATTCATTAAAACCAGCAGCAAGCCACGAAGCATATGCTGTGACAATTATGGTAACATCTATGTTACTGTAGTAAAGACAGATGAAGCTTCATGTAAGACAGATGAAGCTTCATGTAATGTTGAGTGTTTCACACGATATGGAACACGCATGGGGTGTGTTGAGATATGTGGTGATCCGTATGATATCACACTCACACCATCCAATAATCTCATAGTGGCTGCAAAGAAGGCGGTTAAGATCTATGAAGTTCCTCTGCCCTGGGGAATGTTTAAGTGCTCTGATGGAAAATGCATTGTCTGCAAGGAGCATGTCAATGAATCAACATGCACCCCAACAGATAAATCGCTCCTGATCGAGTCTCACATTAGCTGCACCACCAGAAACATTATCTATGTGATTACATGCAAGAAATGCGACTTTAAATTTGTTGATTATACACAACAACCACTGGAGAAGCAAATCGCTGATCACAGAGAGTCAGTCGCAATAAATGCTAAACAAACAAGCATATTCTTGGTCCGACATTACAAACAAGAAGGCCACGACATGGTGATACAGGGTATTGAGTCATTAGACGACCCGGATGGTTTGGGGAGCAGAGAGAGACATTGGATCAAAACACTCCAAACATTTGATCATGGTCTCAATATGCGATTACCCGGGGAAACAAAAGGATGCACGCCTAAAATCACACCAGATGCGGGAATGTTCAAGTGCAAACAAGATAATTGCATTTTCTGCGAGAAGCATGTAATAAAGAATTCAACCTCCTTCACATGTACCAAAACTGGCACCAAATACGATATCCTGTCTCGCATTACCTGCACCACTAAAAACGTAATCTATCTGATTACATGCAAGAAATGCAATATCCAGTATGTTGGTAAGACAAAGCAACTCTTTAAAGGTCGAATGTCTGGCCACAGATCCACAGTCAACACGACTGCCATTGCTGCACACTTCAGTAGCGAACATTCCATAGAGGACATGGTTGTGCAGGGTATTGAGTCACTTGGTGAAAATCCAGAACCATctcttataaaacaaaaacaagaattcTGGAATTACGAAGTCGGAACAAAAGTGTGCTTTGATGCGTTATTAAACGCGTTGATTGACGCCATTCAATTGATAGAAGTGTAG
- the LOC139952734 gene encoding protein dispatched homolog 1-like, which translates to MYVIYYQEISHTMFKVPINVDIPEVPPTIQNPYKDKQRIQENQPSGICYLYARVLSRYWHVICFLVFLVVNVVSAISFILYELPDISDPSKGFETRGTTVTSRYRGLSNLMLHSDDLLTNIPQTTNNDSTLPPWHERTKRSDSSERNSAGIQFCHTVWDWNDFVATMVFETETGGNILTSEAVKSVCAASDRLVTTHPLYSDNCVCLGNYIYRACPNTWSIGEHIALLNNKTSCTDVVDEDIANTVDLLVQCAPFVYNRTRPELLSQRTGSIPTDCSQHNFAVHTILSYLLPLEFSEYILEHNTSTSSTITAVFFPILGNNTDILETIYLQSISQQSISDGVTSLKAVEFFIKIHLFNEILLVDSLYLGIGMTVIFILIWMYTGSFLVTIAAILNMVFSLILGYFFFTVVFVRPFFPVGNIILASILIVGVGADDTFVFIDLWTKCKLEFGADDLPRAIHETLRHAAATMLVTSVTTTSALFATVISEITAIKCFAIYSGISIMMNFVLTLTLLPAVVVMQHKITLCCCSKSTSDSERRNSLCSTLLRPFKVLYEDSIPWLVLKLRFMWIILFVSLMAGSAIVIFYRPGLQLPTQSDFQFFTSSHFFEQFDFVYKKRFLYTQQQDSNLVGCLVWGVQAVDNGDPWNPDDVGSLVLDETFTFSSPEEQSWLLHLCSEIRNQSFFESEMQMTCFIDDFVDLMQLGCVNALTGEDANPCCNQTTFPYDTSVFETCIRLFSVKGYFPNLYFNKEFSKLQAIQVIFPTVFPSSFNYATNDELWRTINDWVEGSLHSAPGSLKGGWFISSLPHIPVVLFYDLQQSLVSGTGLSMLLTLTLASIILLLTIQNGLLTIMAMVTITGAVSVTVASLVLLGWELNVLEATIITLAVGLSVDFTIHYGVAYKVAPGMDRKSRTRYSLKSMTAAITMAALSTFIAGALVLPATVLSYYQFGVFLMLVVSISWCHGTLFFQSLCMCVGPEDICCDVPCLIPCCECLRLVNKPTKGIAPDHDELCYSNNMYEIKVYETNENPFISTKHKDNEVLYSTSDE; encoded by the exons ATATGCGAGGGTTCTGTCACGTTACTGGCACGTGATATGTTTCCTGGTGTTCTTGGTCGTCAACGTCGTGTCTGCAATCTCCTTCATTTTGTATGAGCTCCCGGATATTTCAGATCCGTCCAAG GGTTTTGAGACACGAGGGACAACAGTAACGTCTCGTTATCGAGGTCTGAGCAATCTCATGCTACACAGTGATGACCTACTGACCAACATTCCCCAAACTACAAATAATGACAGCACATTGCCCCCATGGCATGAACGAACCAAACGATCTGACAGTTCAGAACGCAATTCTGCGGGTATCCAGTTCTGCCATACTGTGT GGGACTGGAATGACTTTGTTGCAACCATGGTGTTTGAGACTGAAACCGGTGGCAATATTCTCACATCGGAAGCTGTTAAATCTGTCTGCGCAGCAAGTGACCGACTTGTAACAACTCATCCGTTATACTCCGATAACTGTGTCTGTCTTGGTAATTACATTTATCGAGCCTGTCCAAATACCTGGTCAATAGGAGAGCACATAGCACTATTAAACAACAAGACATCGTGTACAGATGTCGTTGATGAAGATATAGCAAATACTGTGGATTTACTTGTGCAGTGTGCTCCATTCGTCTACAATCGAACGCGACCCGAGTTGCTATCTCAGCGAACAGGTTCGATACCCACTGACTGCAGTCAACATAACTTCGCTGTGCATACTATTCTCTCATACCTACTGCCTCTAGAATTCAGTGAGTATATCCTGGAACACAACACATCAACGTCCTCTACAATCACAGCAGTATTCTTTCCTATTCTCGGCAATAATACAGACATCTTAGAGACAATCTACTTACAAAGTATCAGCCAGCAGTCAATTTCCGATGGTGTAACGAGTCTGAAAGCTGTTgaattttttatcaaaatacactTATTTAATGAAATACTACTAGTGGATAGCCTTTACCTAGGTATTGGCATGACCGTTATCTTTATTCTTATTTGGATGTACACAGGGTCGTTCCTAGTTACCATAGCTGCTATTCTCAACATGGTATTTTCATTGATTTTGGGTTATTTCTTTTTCACTGTGGTGTTTGTCAGACCTTTCTTTCCGGTTGGCAACATCATCTTAGCTTCTATTTTAATTGTTGGGGTCGGGGCCGACGACACGTTTGTATTCATTGACTTGTGGACAAAGTGCAAATTGGAGTTTGGTGCTGACGATTTACCGCGTGCAATCCATGaaacattacgtcatgccgcAGCAACAATGCTTGTAACGAGTGTGACTACGACATCGGCTTTGTTCGCCACTGTCATCAGCGAAATCACGGCCATAAAATGCTTTGCTATCTATTCTGGCATCTCAATCATGATGAATTTTGTGTTAACGCTTACCCTACTTCCTGCGGTAGTCGTCATGCAACACAAGATTACTCTATGCTGCTGCTCAAAGAGCACAAGCGATTCTGAAAGGAGAAACAGTTTATGTAGTACGTTGCTTAGACCTTTTAAAGTGTTATACGAAGATTCAATCCCTTGGCTTGTATTAAAGTTAAGGTTCATGTGGATAATACTGTTTGTATCATTAATGGCAGGGAGTGCTATTGTGATTTTTTATCGGCCAGGGTTGCAACTCCCAACTCAGTCTGACTTTCAATTCTTCACCAGCTCCCATTTTTTTGAACAGTTTGATTTTGTCTACAAGAAACGGTTTTTATACACACAGCAGCAGGATTCCAACTTGGTTGGTTGTCTCGTGTGGGGTGTTCAGGCAGTTGACAATGGTGATCCTTGGAACCCAGATGATGTCGGATCTTTAGTGCTGGATGAAACCTTCACGTTTTCCAGCCCTGAAGAACAGTCGTGGTTGTTACATTTGTGTTCAGAGATTCGGAACCAAAGTTTCTTTGAATCAGAAATGCAGATGACGTGTTTCATAGACGACTTTGTTGATTTAATGCAATTGGGTTGTGTCAATGCCTTAACAGGTGAAGATGCAAACCCCTGCTGCAACCAGACAACTTTCCCTTATGACACTTCTGTCTTTGAAACATGCATCAGATTATTTTCAGTTAAAGGATACTTTCCGAACCTGTATTTCAATAAAGAATTTTCAAAACTACAAGCCATTCAAGTCATTTTCCCCACCGTGTTTCCCAGTAGTTTTAACTACGCCACCAATGACGAGTTGTGGCGAACTATCAACGATTGGGTAGAGGGCAGCTTACATTCGGCACCAGGGTCTCTAAAGGGTGGTTGGTTCATCTCAAGCTTGCCCCACATCCCGGTGGTCCTGTTCTATGATCTTCAGCAGAGTCTTGTGTCTGGTACCGGTCTGTCGATGCTCTTGACCTTGACATTAGCTTCCATCATACTACTCCTTACTATACAGAATGGCCTACTTACTATCATGGCGATGGTGACCATCACAGGTGCTGTTTCAGTCACCGTGGCGAGTCTTGTACTCCTTGGATGGGAGCTGAATGTTCTTGAAGCAACTATTATTACTCTTGCTGTTGGGTTGTCAGTGGACTTCACCATACATTACGGCGTAGCCTATAAAGTTGCCCCAGGTATGGACAGGAAAAGTCGTACACGTTATTCACTGAAGTCTATGACTGCAGCTATAACTATGGCCGCTTTATCTACCTTCATCGCGGGTGCTTTGGTGTTGCCTGCTACAGTGCTCTCGTATTATCAATTCGGTGTGTTCCTTATGCTTGTCGTCAGCATCAGTTGGTGTCATGGAACTTTATTCTTCCAATCTCTCTGTATGTGTGTAGGTCCCGAAGACATTTGTTGTGACGTACCTTGTTTAATACCATGCTGTGAATGCTTACGATTGGTCAACAAACCTACAAAAGGTATTGCACCAGATCATGACGAGCTTTGTTATAGCAACAACATGTATGAAATAAAGGTTTACGAGACGAATGAAAATCCCTTTATCAGCACAAAACACAAAGACAATGAGGTTCTTTATTCAACAAGCGATGAATAA